The genomic stretch GCGCCCGCTCTGGGCCGGTCGCGGCACCTCCGGCGCAGGCTGTGGGGGACGTTGGGGGGCGGGGGTCTGTGCACCTGCGGGTGGCGCCCCAGCCGGACGACGCTGCGGCCTGCCGGCCTGAGGCTGCCGGGGCGGCTGTGTGGGCTCCGGCTGCGACCGCTCCTGTTTGTGCGGCGCGGCGGGTTCGAATCGCGGGGCCTGCTGCTCGGGTCGGGGGGCCTGGTCGGGACGCGGATCCGAGGTGGGCTGCCGGGCCGCCCTCTGCCGCTCCTGCTGCGGTGGCGCCTGTTGAGGGCGTTGCTCCTGCGGCGTCGGCGCGGGTGCCCCGTCGCCGATCATTCCAACCCGTCGCTCCAACCGATCCATCCGGGCATGGAGACCGCGTTCGTCGGTGTCAGCACCGGGCAGCAGCACCCGGGCACACATCAGCTCCAGGTGCAGGCGGGGCGCGGTGGTGCCGCGCATGGCCGTCAGACCGTCGGCGATCACCTCAGCGGCACGGGTCAGCTCCCCCGCCCCCATGCCCGCGACCTGCGTGGCGAGGCGCTGCGCCTGGTCCGAGGAAACCTCCAGCATGCCGTTCTCGGCGGCCTGCGGCACCGCGGCGAGGATCACCAGGTCACGCAACCGCCGCAGCAGGTCCTCGGCGAACCGGCGGGGATCCTGACCGATCTCGATGATCTTGTCGATGCTGCGGAACACCCCTGCCGCGTCCCCCGCGGCGAAGGCGTCGACGATCTCGTCCAGCAGCGCATCCGGGGTGAATCCGAGAAGCGCCGCCGCCTGGTCGTGGGAGACACCCTCCGGACCGGCGCCGCCGAGCAGCTGATCCAGCACCGACAGGGAATCCCGCACCGATCCACCCCCCGCGCGCACCACCAGTGGCAGGGCCGACGGCTCCACCACCACCCCCTCCGTGGCGCAGATCCCGGACAGGTATTCACCGAGCAGACGCGGCGGCACCAGACGGAACGGGTAGTGGTGGGTACGCGACCGGATGGTGCCGATGACCTTTTCCGGTTCCGTGGTGGCGAAGACGAATTTCGCATGCGGCGGGGGTTCCTCGACGAGCTTCAGCAGCGCGTTGAAACCCGCGGTGGTGACCATGTGGGCCTCGTCGACGATGTAGATCTTGTAGCGACTGTGCACCGGGGCGAAGAAGGCGCGCTCCCTCAGGTCTCGGGCGTCCTCGACACCGCCGTGGCTGGCAGCGTCGATCTCGATCACGTCAATGCTGCCCGGCCCACCGCGCGCCAAATCCTGACAGGAACGGCACACCCCGCAGGGCGTGGACGTGGGGCCCTGCTCGCAGTTCAGGCAGCGCGCCAGGATGCGGGCAGAGGTGGTTTTGCCGCAACCACGCGGCCCGGAAAACAGGTAGGCGTGGTTGACGCGGTTGTTGTCCAGGGCCCGCATGAGGGGCACGGTGACGTGATCCTGGCCGATCACCTCGGCGAACGAATCCGGGCGGTAGCGCCGGTAGAGCGCCAACGGCGGGGGTGCGACCTCGGGACGCGCTTCCCGGTGGCCCGCGACCGACTGCGATGACGCCGCAGGGACGAAGGCCGCCGGTTTCTCATCCCCGGGCTCGTCGAAGAGGCCCGGCCCATCCTGTTCGAAGGCGGGCTCGCCGAGATATCCCTCGTCCAGGGGCGCGTACTCGTCCTCGGGTTCGCCGTCGTACTCGTCTTCCACGCGCTCAACTGTATTGGAGGCCACCGGCACTTTCCCGTCAGCCACGTTTCTCCCCCAGGATCGGCGAACCGGATCGTGGGCCCCGGCGAACAGTCCGTGTCGGAACCATCCGACGGCCAAGCAGCAGGCCCGGCCTGCGAGAGGACGAGGCCCCACCCTGGGGATCTCCTCAACCCATTACGTTATTCAATAACAGTTAGCTGCTAACATATGAGGGTGAGATCCGTCCCCACCCGAACCCGGGCCAGGCTCCGGGAGGCCGCCTTGGACCTGTTCCACCGACACGGCTACGCCCAAACCTCCGTCACGCAGATCGCGAGAGCCGCGGGGGTTTCCCACATGACCTTCTTCCGACACTTCCCCACCAAGGAGTCCGTGGTCGTCGGCGACCTGTTCGACCCCCTCATCGCGACCGCGGCCGCCGCCCAGCCCGAAGAACTCCCGCCCCTGGAACGCGCCGTGCGCGGATTGCTCGCCGCCCTCGACGACCCCGCCGCCGAGGCCGAGCTGGGCTCACAGGAATTCCGGGAACGCATCGAGCTGATCGCCACCACCGACTCGCTACGGTCGGCAGCATGGGCCTCCGGGCAGGCCACCCGGGACGCGATCCGCGAAGCGTTGACGACGCAGGACACCAGGCCTCGCGAGGCCTGCGTGGCAGCGGGGGCCGTGATCGGTGCCGCGACGTCCTTACTCCTGGCCTGGGCGGATGAACCGGCGGACGAACCGGCGATCCAGGTCCTGCGGGAGGGTCTGAAGCTCCTGCTGGGAGAGACGCGGTGAGTCCCGCGCTGGCACTCCGGGGCATCACCCGCGACCTGCGAGGCCGACGGGTTCTCGACAACCTGGATCTGGTCATCAACCCCGGCGAGTGCCTGGCACTGGTGGGCCTGAACGGCGCCGGGAAGACGACCGCCCTGCGCATCGCCCTGGGCATGCTGCGGCCCGGATCCGGGAGCGCCGAGGTCCTGGGGCACGACGCCCGGACCTCCGGCGGTGAACCGTGGGGCGCGGTCGGGCACCTGCTGGAGCTCCCGTTCTCCTATCCCGAGCTGACGGCCCGGCAGAACATCCTCGCCTCCGTCGCACTGCACGGCCACGATCCCCGGCACGTCGCGGATCACATCACCGGACTCGCCGATCTTCTCGGACTGGGCGACTGGCTGGACGTCCCGGCACGTCGCCTGTCGCTGGGTACCCGGCAGAAGGTCGGGTTGGTGGCGGCCATGGCCCACCGACCCCGGTTGCTGGTCCTCGACGAACCGACGAACGCCCTCGACCCGCTGGCTACCGCCGGGCTGCGCGGGATCATCGCGGATCTGACCCGTGACGGCGTGGCCGTTCTGGTGACGAGCCACCACTTCGACGAGCTGGCGCGGATCGCACATCGCGTCGACGTGCTGCACGCCGGTCGCGTCATCGACTCCCTCACCCCCACGGGACCCGATCTGGAGGCCAGGTTCTTCCGGACCGTGCTGGCCGCCGAAGAGCACAAGGAGAAGGAGAGGAAACGATGATCCCCGGCCACGTGGTGGGCATCGAGGCCCGGAAACTCACACGGTCGGCCGTGACCCGGGTGGCGACGGCGACGGCACTGATCCTGGCGCCTGCCACCTCCGCGGGCGGATATGCGGCCGCGACGCTGGCCCCCGACACCCAGGTGGGCACGAAGGCGGCCGGGCTCATGACCACCGTAGGCTGGTCCGGTTTGACGGGGCTGGCGGCCATGGGAACCGGGGTCACCGTCCTGCTCGCCGCCGGGATCGTCGCGTCCTGGCTGGTGGGCCGGGAGTTCACCGATGGCACCGTGGTGGGTCTGTTCGCTCTCCCTGTCGGCCCGGGCGCGATCGCTCTGGCGAAACTGCTCGTCATCACCGCATGGTCCGCGGCGCTGGCCGTCGCATCCGGTGCACTGACGGCCCTGGCGGGCATCTGCCTGGGCCTGCCCGTCACCGGGGCTGCGGGCTGCGCAGGAACCATCACCCTGATCGGTGTACTCCTCGGGGCTGGTGCGCTGCCCATGGCATGGTTCGCGACCCTCGGACGCGGCTACCTGGCGGGGATCGCGGCCGCCCTGGGGATCGTGATCGTCACCAACCTGGCCATCGGTCTCGGCATCGGGGATCTCATCCCGTGGGCGACTCCCGTCCTGTGGGCCACCTCGGGCGGCAACACACCGCCCCTCGCCCTACTGCTCCCACTGGCGGCGGGCTTTGCAGGAACCATCCTCACGACGCGGTCCTGGGGTCGACTGGAGCTGGGAAATCGCTGACAATCCCGCGGCAGAAGAAAAGGCCCCTCGCGCACCCGGAAGAGCTCACTTACCCTTGCTGCCTTCCGACCCTGGGGGAATTGGGCGAGATACCGCCGCACGAGGAACCGAACATGAGTGTACATGAGACAGAACCTTGGCGACGACCTCACGGACGCGCCCCACCGTTTCGCGCCGACCGAGCCGGTACGCGAAACGCACCTCGACCGACGCGACCGGGGTGATCTCGGGTCGATCAGTTCCGAGGGCAGCACACCCTCTAAGCTCCTATCGTCGCCGTTTGAGGGGTTCTGCCATGAATGCCGTTGTCGCCGCCGTTCTCGTGATGCTGATTCTCGCCACCTTCCGAGTACACGTCGTGCTGTCGCTGTTCCTGGGAGCGCTAGTGGGTGGCCTGCTCTCCGGGATCGGCCTGGAGGCGACGATGGTCGCCTTCCAGGAAGGCCTGGCCGGTGGTGCACGCATCGCCCTGTCCTACGCGCTGCTCGGGGCCTTCGCCATGGCCGTCGCCCACTCCGGATTGACGCAGCTGCTCGCCGATTCCCTCATCCGCCGACTCGACGGCCAAACCTCCGGGCAGAAAACCGCCTTCTGGGTGAAGTGGGGCATGCTCGCGGGTATCGCCGCAATGGCCGTGATGAGCCAGAACCTGATCCCCGTGCACATCGCGTTCATTCCGCTGCTGATCCCGCCGCTGCTGGCGATCATGACCCAGCTGCGACTCGACCGTCGCGCCGTGGCCTGCAGCATCACCTTCGGTCTGGTCACCACCTACATGTACCTGCCACTCGGATTCGGGAAGATCTTCCTGGAGGACATCCTGCTGGGCAACATCGCAAAGGCTGGGCTCAACGTCGAGGGCGTCAACGTGATGGTGGCGATGGGCATTCCCGCGCTGGGCATGATCACGGGCCTGCTGATCGCGATCCTGGTGACCTACCGCAAACCCCGCGACTACGACCCCGACGCGAAGGTCGACATCGCCGCCCCCGCGAAGGTGAGCACACCGAAGGTGATCGTCGCCGTGGTCGCGATTGGTGCTAGCTTCGTCATCCAGTCCTGGCTGACGATCACCGATTCCAAGGCCGACCCGCTCCTCGTCGGCGCCCTGGTGGGCCTGTTCGTTTTCATCGCGACGGGCGTGGTGCGACGCTTGGAGGCCGATGAGGTGTTCACCTCCGGGATGCGCATGATGGCGTTGATCGGTTTCATCATGATCACCGCGCAGGGTTTCGCATCTGTGATGAAGGCCTCCGGACAAGTCGAACCCCTCGTCCAGGCCACCGCCGGGCTGTTCGGCGACAACAAGGCGATGGCGGCCTTCGCGATGCTCCTGGTCGGCCTGCTCGTGACCATGGGCATCGGGTCGTCGTTCTCCACCCTGCCGATCATCACCGCGATTTACGTCCCGCTGTGCATGGCGCTGGGTTTCTCGCCCCTGGCCACCGTCTCCATCATCGGCACGGCGGGCGCGCTGGGTGACGCGGGGTCCCCCGCCTCCGACTCGACCCTCGGCCCCACCGCGGGCCTGAACGCCGACGGCCAGCACGACCACATGCGCGACACCGTCATCCCCACCTTCCTGCACTTCAACCTGCCGCTGCTGGCCGCGGGCTGGGTGGCTGCCATGGTGCTCTGAGAGGATTCGCATCCGGCGGCACCACGCCCCGGCAGGCCTGCGTCGCAAGATCTCGGATGACCCGGTTCCTACCGCCGAAACCAGCCGAGTTTGCCCAGTCCCGGGTCCTCGGGTAGGGTTCCCCGCGGAGGATTCGCCTAGAGGCCTATGGCGCTCGCTTGGAAAGCGGGTTGGGTTCACGCCCTCACGAGTTCGAATCTCGTATCCTCCGCCACAAAGAGTAAGAGCGGCTTTGACTAGGGGGTTTACCTCTGGTCAGGGTCGTTTTTGCACATTTTAGCCCCCCTTGTTAACCCCCCATTGGTCCGGCAGACGATGGAGGTCCAGGTTTTGGGGGGTGAAACCTGCCTCCAGAGACTTGGGCATCAGCGGCCCTGTGTGCGACGCAGAGCCGCCATCAGAGCTGCCGCCTGGGATTCCTCGGGAGAGCGCCTCTCGGGGACTTCAGCGGCCTCTTGAAGGCTCGCTTCCTTGGTCAGAGCGGAACCGACAGCGGGCGCGGAGAATTGAGGAGCTGGAGCAGCTTGGTGAGCAGAGCCAGTGCCAGGGTGGCGTTGAATCAGCTCGGAGATGTCTCTGTCTGTCAGATGTGCGAAGCGCACCTTCACAGGCTCACCGTCCGCCCCCAAGGTGAACCCAATGCCTGCGGTGCGGTAGCCATTAGCTATGTTTGCTGGAGCAATCGTAGTTGAGTTGAAACCCCTCTTGGCTGCATCTGGCCCCAGGAACAGGTCGTTGTAGTAGGAAGAAGGCTGCCTGAGAACCACGGGATTGCCGATGTTTGGCCGCATCCATCCCAAGACAGCCTTGTCTGCGTTCTGGGTGGCTCCTACGATGAGGATGTTGAGAGACCGCCCCATCGCCATGATTTTTGTGAGTTGATTCAGGGTGGCAGTCTCACGATTGGTCTGCAAGTCTCCAATCAGGCTAAGCATCTCGTCAATGACCAGGAAGACCATGGGATGGGTCTTCGAGGGGGTCATGCTCCGTCCCAGCTCCCCTTTGGAGAGGTCGATGGGGTTGGCCTTGGAGCGCTTGTCGAGGATGCCTGCAACGTGCCCGATGAGCTGCACGGCATCTTCCATCGAGTACACCACTTCTTTAAACAGCCATGAGTCTTCATAAGGCCTAAGCTCAGACCGTTTTGGGTCAATCCCGTAGAACTCTGAAATTCCCTGCTCCACAAACTCTGCTTGTTGGAAGATTAGGCAGTTCAGCGGCGAGGATTTCCCGCTTCCTGTGGTACCCAGAACCAAGGTGTGATGGGTAGGTAGGCTGAAAGGCTCCCCACACTCTTCCAGCGCCATGGGTAGAGATAACGGATTCTTTGGAGGATTAGCCCTGAGGAAGTCAACCCCGATTTTGGTCTGCATCAAGGTGTCGATAGGTGCCGTTCGGTGAGCCGCATAAGCTACTCCTCGACCCCCTCGGTGACCCGGAATAGGGTTGAGTTCCACCAGGTCCAGCTGAGATGATATCTTCCCTTCGATGCGGGCTACTTCCTCAGCCCCGTGTCCATGCAGGTCAATCGAAATCTGGAAGTGCTGCGAATCATCTCCGCCTCCATATCGGGGCTCCAGCGGCACCACTGTGATGCAGCGGGCCACCTCTCGAACCTGTGCATGAGCATCTAATTTCTTTCCCCTGGCCGCGCCGCGATTGGCCTTGATGCTGGCCTTGACCGCGCGGGGATAAGGACTGAGCCAGGCTGCCCCGAAGCTCATGACGCCCTTCGCCTTCTCTTCTTCCGTCAGCTCCTTCAGGAAGTTGCTGGCCGGGGCGAACAGCTCCCGAAGGCCCGAGTTGGCCAGAAGCATGCTCTGGGCTTTGAAGAGAGGTCTGCTCTGCATGGCAAACCAAGTCCCGGGATTGATGGTCCTGCGTCCCGCAAAGTTCCTCCAGCGGGCGGCCGCCTTGATGACCAGAGGCACCAAGATACGGATGGCAAGGATGGCCCCGGTAAGTGAGATGCCGATGGCCCAGAGGCTCGCGCCAATGTAAGCGTCGTAGAGCGAGTAGAGCTTATCCATTATGATGTTCCTCCAATCTGGTGCGGCTTGTCATGCGAGTTTGATGCGGCGATTGTCGCTGTAGGGGGTCCCATCCCGATGCTTCAGGGGCAAGATTAAAAGCTTCCCCGTGTTGATGAGGCCGAGATTTCCACTGATATCCACCTTCTTGAGTAGTGTGGGAATCTGGGTGCCGATGGTGAAATAGATTGCCCTACCGTAGGTCAGCCCTTCCTTCAGTTCGGCAGCCAAGGTGGCCAAGATGGCTTCATACTCCTTCCAGTTCTTCTTGCTTAGCTCCACTTCAATTAAGAGATTTTGAGAGCGAACCCCGCCCGCTGGCGCTGGCACCCTTGCGGCCAAGTCAGGCTGGTGCACCGCCTTCCTGATGCTCCCCTCGCGCTGCTTGAAACCCAAGGTCCAAAGCATGGGCTCAGCATCCACAACATCCTCGTAGACCAAGGTCCCTTGGGCCACCTGCTCAAATCGCGCCTTCATGGTGGCAGCGCGAAGGGGGCCGAATTCGCTCGGTTCACCCCTTTTCTTGGCCTCCCTCAGAGCTGATTTTACCGGCTCGAAGGCATTGCGCATTTCCTTTTCAGAAATGAGCGCATCCAGACTTAGGGGTGCAATCCCTAGCAGGTTCTTGAAGAAGCCAGCGGGGCTGTAGAGTTGGGCAGCCACTTGAGCAATAGCGGAAAGATGAGCTGCTCGGGTCTTGGCGACCCCCCGGAGCGTTTGCATGGCGCCAGTTTCGTACCCCTTGGAGCCCAGGGTTTCGATACCTTCGGTAGTGATGGAGAAATAGTTCTCCTGGGCTGCGGGGTCTCTGTGC from Arachnia propionica encodes the following:
- a CDS encoding DNA polymerase III subunit gamma and tau, with the translated sequence MADGKVPVASNTVERVEDEYDGEPEDEYAPLDEGYLGEPAFEQDGPGLFDEPGDEKPAAFVPAASSQSVAGHREARPEVAPPPLALYRRYRPDSFAEVIGQDHVTVPLMRALDNNRVNHAYLFSGPRGCGKTTSARILARCLNCEQGPTSTPCGVCRSCQDLARGGPGSIDVIEIDAASHGGVEDARDLRERAFFAPVHSRYKIYIVDEAHMVTTAGFNALLKLVEEPPPHAKFVFATTEPEKVIGTIRSRTHHYPFRLVPPRLLGEYLSGICATEGVVVEPSALPLVVRAGGGSVRDSLSVLDQLLGGAGPEGVSHDQAAALLGFTPDALLDEIVDAFAAGDAAGVFRSIDKIIEIGQDPRRFAEDLLRRLRDLVILAAVPQAAENGMLEVSSDQAQRLATQVAGMGAGELTRAAEVIADGLTAMRGTTAPRLHLELMCARVLLPGADTDERGLHARMDRLERRVGMIGDGAPAPTPQEQRPQQAPPQQERQRAARQPTSDPRPDQAPRPEQQAPRFEPAAPHKQERSQPEPTQPPRQPQAGRPQRRPAGAPPAGAQTPAPQRPPQPAPEVPRPAQSGRTLTTPELRQVWPTVLEDVKRRRRFAHMMLSKHAQVLDVTDGQLLLGFSDAGARENFSSSGVVDLLIQAIIAVIGVEVRVQAVMSGTNERPAQPEQQAAPPPPEREGLRQEPPPEPRQPRRRPEPTPPTPPDPDPEPEIAEDDQSVENADELAAKLLAEELGAEIIPDDPVG
- a CDS encoding TetR/AcrR family transcriptional regulator, with protein sequence MRSVPTRTRARLREAALDLFHRHGYAQTSVTQIARAAGVSHMTFFRHFPTKESVVVGDLFDPLIATAAAAQPEELPPLERAVRGLLAALDDPAAEAELGSQEFRERIELIATTDSLRSAAWASGQATRDAIREALTTQDTRPREACVAAGAVIGAATSLLLAWADEPADEPAIQVLREGLKLLLGETR
- a CDS encoding ABC transporter ATP-binding protein; protein product: MSPALALRGITRDLRGRRVLDNLDLVINPGECLALVGLNGAGKTTALRIALGMLRPGSGSAEVLGHDARTSGGEPWGAVGHLLELPFSYPELTARQNILASVALHGHDPRHVADHITGLADLLGLGDWLDVPARRLSLGTRQKVGLVAAMAHRPRLLVLDEPTNALDPLATAGLRGIIADLTRDGVAVLVTSHHFDELARIAHRVDVLHAGRVIDSLTPTGPDLEARFFRTVLAAEEHKEKERKR
- a CDS encoding ABC transporter permease; this encodes MIPGHVVGIEARKLTRSAVTRVATATALILAPATSAGGYAAATLAPDTQVGTKAAGLMTTVGWSGLTGLAAMGTGVTVLLAAGIVASWLVGREFTDGTVVGLFALPVGPGAIALAKLLVITAWSAALAVASGALTALAGICLGLPVTGAAGCAGTITLIGVLLGAGALPMAWFATLGRGYLAGIAAALGIVIVTNLAIGLGIGDLIPWATPVLWATSGGNTPPLALLLPLAAGFAGTILTTRSWGRLELGNR
- a CDS encoding Na+/H+ antiporter family protein → MNAVVAAVLVMLILATFRVHVVLSLFLGALVGGLLSGIGLEATMVAFQEGLAGGARIALSYALLGAFAMAVAHSGLTQLLADSLIRRLDGQTSGQKTAFWVKWGMLAGIAAMAVMSQNLIPVHIAFIPLLIPPLLAIMTQLRLDRRAVACSITFGLVTTYMYLPLGFGKIFLEDILLGNIAKAGLNVEGVNVMVAMGIPALGMITGLLIAILVTYRKPRDYDPDAKVDIAAPAKVSTPKVIVAVVAIGASFVIQSWLTITDSKADPLLVGALVGLFVFIATGVVRRLEADEVFTSGMRMMALIGFIMITAQGFASVMKASGQVEPLVQATAGLFGDNKAMAAFAMLLVGLLVTMGIGSSFSTLPIITAIYVPLCMALGFSPLATVSIIGTAGALGDAGSPASDSTLGPTAGLNADGQHDHMRDTVIPTFLHFNLPLLAAGWVAAMVL
- a CDS encoding FtsK/SpoIIIE domain-containing protein; the encoded protein is MDKLYSLYDAYIGASLWAIGISLTGAILAIRILVPLVIKAAARWRNFAGRRTINPGTWFAMQSRPLFKAQSMLLANSGLRELFAPASNFLKELTEEEKAKGVMSFGAAWLSPYPRAVKASIKANRGAARGKKLDAHAQVREVARCITVVPLEPRYGGGDDSQHFQISIDLHGHGAEEVARIEGKISSQLDLVELNPIPGHRGGRGVAYAAHRTAPIDTLMQTKIGVDFLRANPPKNPLSLPMALEECGEPFSLPTHHTLVLGTTGSGKSSPLNCLIFQQAEFVEQGISEFYGIDPKRSELRPYEDSWLFKEVVYSMEDAVQLIGHVAGILDKRSKANPIDLSKGELGRSMTPSKTHPMVFLVIDEMLSLIGDLQTNRETATLNQLTKIMAMGRSLNILIVGATQNADKAVLGWMRPNIGNPVVLRQPSSYYNDLFLGPDAAKRGFNSTTIAPANIANGYRTAGIGFTLGADGEPVKVRFAHLTDRDISELIQRHPGTGSAHQAAPAPQFSAPAVGSALTKEASLQEAAEVPERRSPEESQAAALMAALRRTQGR